DNA from Stenotrophomonas acidaminiphila:
GACGTGCTGCAGGAAATCGTGGACTCGGGCAAGACCGCCGCCGAGCGCAAGCTGGAGCTGTTCCATGGGGCATGGAACGGCAGCGTCGACCCGGTGTTCCGCGAGTTCGCCTACTGATCCGGCACCCTGGCGCGTTGCTAGACTGCCGGCTTCCTTGACGGAGGCAGGCGCATGGGCAACACGACGGACGAGATCGTCTTCTACACCCACCCGCAATCGCGCGGCCGCATCGTGCGCTGGATGCTGGAGGAGGTCGGGCAGCCGTACCGCACCGAGGTGCTGGGTTACGGCGAGGACATGAAGTCGCCGGCCTACCTGGCCATCAATCCGATGGGCAAGGTGCCGGCCATCGTCCACCGCGGGGTGGTGGTGACCGAGGCCGCGGCCATCTGCGGCTACCTGGCCGATGCGTTCCCGCAGGCCGGGCTGGCGCCGGCGCAGGACGACCCGCTGCGCGGCAGTTATTTCCGCTGGCTGTTCTTCGCCGCCGGGCCGGTGGAGGCCGCGGTCAGCGCCAAGGCGTTCGGCCTGCTGGCGCCGCCGGACAAGGCCGGCATGGTCGGCTATGGCAGTTTCGAGCGGATGGCCGACACCCTGGAGAAGGCCGCTGCCGGCGCCGCGCCGTGGCTGCTGGGCGAGCGGTTCAGCGCCGCCGACGTCTACCTGGGCAGCCAGGTGCTGTGGGGCACGATGTTCAAGACCCTGCCCGAGCGCCCGGCGTTCGCCGAATACGCCGCGCGCCTGCGTGCGCGTCCGGCCTGGCAGCGCGCGTCCGCGCTGGACGACGCGCTGGCGGCGCCGCAGTGAGCGGCGCCGGCGGCGATCACGCCGCGGCTTGACCCCGGTCAGGGCGGCCCGCGTCGCGGGCACGCAGTATCCGGCCGGCGGGCACGGTCGCCCGCCGCCGGAACGGCCACGGGGCGGGTCGCCGGTCGCGTGCTGCGCCCCGGGAGTATGTCGATGACGCAATTCAGGATTCCCCTGTCCGGCCCGGCGCCGGACCTGCAGCTGCTGGAAGACGCGCTGCAGGACGCCGATCCTTCCGTGCTGCTGGATATCGAACCGCTCAGCCGGGTGCTGCGCATTTCCACCCTGCTCGACGAACACAGCCTGCTGCCGGCGCTGGACCGCGGCGGCCTGGCGGTTTCCGCCGCGCAGCTGGAACGGGTGCCTTCGGAATGCTGCGGCGGCTGCGGCGGCTGAGCCGTCGCGGCGCGCAGTCCCGGCTGGACGCCGGCACGTGGGCGCCCCGCGTGCCGGCCTTCCCCCCGCCAGGCGCGACGATGCGGAGGGGATGGCCTGTTGGGAAAGCCACCGGCCGGCGTGGCGGATGCGCCGCCGGCCGCCGCGTGATGTTTTCCATGCAGTGCGCCCTGCATCGGCCAGCGTATGCTCCCGCGACCCGACCGTGGAGCTTCCCGTGAAGACGTCGTCCCTGCTCGCCGCGACCGCCTTGCTCGCGCTGCCTTGCGCCTTGCAGGCGCGGGCCGCCCTCCCGATGCTCAACGGCACCAGCCCCGGTGCACGCGAGGTGCATGCCGACGACGGCGGGCCGGTCTATGTCAACGGCAGGGAAACCCGGCTGAAGCGCTTCAATGACGATTACGTCGAGGCGCACGACCCGGCCCGCGGCGTGACCCTGTCGATCACCACGTCCGCCGGCGGCGTGCAGATGTCCCATACCGGCCAGGGCGACGCGAACGGGGTGTGTTCGATCGGCCGCCATGAAGGGCGGCCGATCGCACGACGCGCCCGCCGGTCTGCCGCGGGAAGTGACCTGCGAATCGCAGGGCAACACCCTGGCCGGGTGCGACATGGACACCCGCGGTGATGTCGAGCTCGTGCGCCGGCTGAGCCGCACCGAATGCGTGGAGGGCCGGAACGGGGGCCGTTGCGCAGTTCCGTCCGGGTCAAGGACGGGTGCCGCGCGGTGTTCCGCAACACGCCGGGGGACGGCGGGCACCAGGCCGACCACGGCCAGCACCGCGGTTACGTGGCGCCCGTGGCCGCCGCCGACGGTGCCGGGCTGCTGGGCGCCTGCAATCGGCGTGCGCGCGCATCCGGCGCGCTGGTCACGCGCGTGCCGGTGAACGACGAGGCCGCCGAACTGATCGTCGATCATCCGGACGGCCGCTACCTGTGCATGGCGCGCAACGATGCCCAGGTGGTGTCCTTGACCCGGTTGCTGCGCCAGCCGAAGTGATCGTCTGGGCGGCGTGGTGCCGCCCTGGCGATGGGATGGCGCAGGTGGCGGCGACAGGATGCCCCCGCGCCTGCGCGGTGTATTGCCCGGGCGGCGCGTTGTCATGTGCCGTTCCGGTGGATGCCATGGCCGCTGGCGCCGCGTCGTCGGACGCTGCGGCCGGCATCGCCATGGCGGCGGGCGGGATCGCCGCGCAAGCCGCCGGGGAACGCCAGCGGCACTGCCCGGGACAAAGAAAAAGGCGCGTCGACAGACGCGCCTTTTTCCTTCACCGGCCCGCCGTCATTCCGGCTGGCGGATGGGACAGCGCACCTCCTCCAGGGACGTGCAGGCGTCGCTGGCCGGGGCGATGGCC
Protein-coding regions in this window:
- a CDS encoding glutathione S-transferase, whose product is MGNTTDEIVFYTHPQSRGRIVRWMLEEVGQPYRTEVLGYGEDMKSPAYLAINPMGKVPAIVHRGVVVTEAAAICGYLADAFPQAGLAPAQDDPLRGSYFRWLFFAAGPVEAAVSAKAFGLLAPPDKAGMVGYGSFERMADTLEKAAAGAAPWLLGERFSAADVYLGSQVLWGTMFKTLPERPAFAEYAARLRARPAWQRASALDDALAAPQ